The Prosthecobacter vanneervenii genome has a segment encoding these proteins:
- the sctR gene encoding type III secretion system export apparatus subunit SctR, with protein sequence MTSFQIPDPLTLIVLTAVLALAPFFAIMATSYVKLVVVLSLVRNALGIQQIPPNMVLNGIAVILTIYIMAPVGQSTFAAVEKEDFKEFTPARLRLVLEKGSTPIRDFLNRHTSAHEKKFFLDTARRVWGNDARVEISNDSFFVLIPAFTVSELTAAFQIGFLLYLPFIAIDLIVSNILLAMGMMMVSPMTISLPFKLLLFVLVDGWARLIHGLVMTYVLKSGG encoded by the coding sequence ATGACCTCGTTCCAGATTCCAGATCCGCTCACGCTCATCGTGCTCACGGCGGTGCTCGCGCTCGCGCCGTTTTTTGCCATCATGGCCACTTCGTATGTAAAGCTCGTCGTGGTGCTCAGCCTCGTGCGCAATGCCCTCGGCATCCAGCAGATCCCGCCAAACATGGTGCTCAACGGCATCGCCGTCATTCTCACCATCTACATCATGGCCCCCGTGGGGCAGAGCACGTTTGCGGCGGTGGAAAAGGAGGACTTCAAGGAGTTCACCCCGGCCAGGCTCCGGCTCGTGCTGGAGAAGGGGAGCACCCCCATCCGCGACTTCCTGAACCGGCACACCTCCGCGCATGAGAAAAAATTCTTCCTCGACACCGCACGCCGCGTCTGGGGAAACGACGCCCGCGTGGAGATCAGCAACGACAGCTTCTTCGTGCTCATCCCAGCCTTCACCGTCAGCGAGCTCACCGCCGCCTTTCAGATCGGCTTCCTGCTCTATCTCCCGTTCATCGCCATCGACCTCATCGTCTCCAACATCCTGCTGGCCATGGGCATGATGATGGTCTCCCCCATGACGATCTCTCTCCCCTTCAAGCTTCTGCTCTTCGTCCTCGTGGATGGCTGGGCGCGGCTGATCCATGGCCTGGTGATGACCTACGTGCTCAAGAGCGGCGGATGA
- the sctS gene encoding type III secretion system export apparatus subunit SctS, with amino-acid sequence MNQNLLIEFTNQALILVLLLSMPPIIVATVVGVLVSLVQALTQVQEQTLGFAIKLVVVAVVLLVTAGWTGAEMYKYTVHIFETFPTLQR; translated from the coding sequence ATGAATCAAAATCTGCTCATCGAATTCACCAATCAGGCGCTCATCCTCGTGCTCCTGCTTTCCATGCCGCCCATCATCGTGGCCACGGTGGTCGGCGTGCTGGTGAGCCTGGTGCAGGCTCTGACGCAGGTGCAGGAGCAGACGCTGGGCTTTGCCATCAAGCTGGTCGTCGTGGCCGTGGTCCTGCTGGTCACCGCCGGCTGGACAGGGGCTGAGATGTACAAATACACCGTCCACATCTTTGAAACTTTCCCCACGCTGCAGCGATGA
- the sctQ gene encoding type III secretion system cytoplasmic ring protein SctQ: MSQPPPSARPLPARPEFVRLANRIAGRRRTLSFDWNGQRAHFGFSNATSHPRGSWSLGIVMGGHPLTVEISRLPDLTWIDPTLAGVDVQALPPELACGLVEASFGEIFTALCKLGIDVKITSVEPFTFRDASEEIIGWQVDRGGQTGWIHGHVSGNEAALGHLAGLISKAPVQEGAGTQEIPVPVHLVAGALTLPLADWRALQAHDVLLAGGLRDFRLTRTCTLQAAGRSLAMGTLKDKSFTLQNLIPTPASTMGDPAKPASVNDIDIELTFVAGHTTLTVAELRGLAPGFTFELPVLAGEGLTICANGRPVGKGELIEVGDHLGVRITEFSAS, encoded by the coding sequence GTGAGTCAGCCCCCACCATCAGCACGTCCGCTGCCCGCCAGGCCTGAATTTGTCAGGCTGGCCAACCGCATCGCTGGAAGGCGCCGCACATTGAGTTTTGACTGGAACGGCCAGCGCGCTCACTTCGGCTTTTCCAATGCCACCAGCCACCCTCGCGGCAGCTGGAGTCTTGGTATCGTCATGGGCGGGCATCCGCTCACGGTGGAGATCAGCCGCCTGCCTGACCTCACCTGGATCGATCCCACACTCGCCGGGGTGGATGTGCAGGCACTCCCGCCCGAGCTGGCCTGCGGCCTCGTGGAGGCCAGCTTTGGAGAGATCTTCACCGCACTTTGCAAGCTGGGCATCGATGTGAAGATCACCTCGGTGGAGCCCTTTACCTTCCGTGATGCTTCGGAGGAAATCATCGGCTGGCAGGTGGATCGCGGCGGTCAGACCGGCTGGATTCACGGCCATGTGTCGGGCAATGAGGCTGCGCTGGGCCACCTGGCCGGGCTCATCAGCAAAGCTCCGGTGCAGGAGGGGGCTGGCACGCAGGAGATCCCCGTGCCGGTGCATCTCGTGGCTGGCGCGCTCACACTGCCTCTCGCGGACTGGCGTGCCCTGCAGGCTCATGACGTGCTGCTGGCCGGAGGACTGCGCGATTTCAGGCTCACCCGCACCTGCACCCTTCAGGCAGCCGGCCGCAGTCTGGCCATGGGCACGCTCAAAGACAAAAGCTTCACACTTCAAAACCTCATCCCCACACCTGCCTCGACCATGGGAGACCCCGCCAAGCCTGCATCCGTCAATGACATCGACATCGAGCTGACCTTCGTCGCTGGTCACACCACCCTCACCGTCGCTGAGCTGCGCGGTCTGGCGCCGGGCTTCACCTTTGAGCTGCCGGTCCTGGCCGGGGAGGGGCTCACCATCTGCGCTAATGGCAGGCCTGTGGGCAAAGGCGAACTGATCGAAGTGGGCGACCACCTCGGCGTGCGCATCACCGAGTTTTCCGCATCATGA
- a CDS encoding RNA polymerase sigma factor codes for MSELSQPPSQTEEPPSTKPKEAFGVTRWSMVIRAAEMHDVRAEKDLAEICRSCWHPIYGFVRRMGYSPEDAQDLTQGFFEHVLKNNVLSHADPQRGRFRSFLLGALRHFVSNEVRKQNAEKRGGRVNFVPLDAGESENRYEREIAHPETPEKHFERSWAENLLQRALQALKAEYEKVGKLPLFTALQPFLIGSSNPNSYQELGASIGMSSGTVAVAVFRMRKRYGELLRQQIAETVEDPADIEHEIRVLLEAVAA; via the coding sequence ATGTCTGAGCTTTCCCAACCACCCAGCCAAACGGAAGAGCCCCCGAGCACCAAGCCGAAAGAGGCTTTCGGGGTGACGCGCTGGAGCATGGTGATACGTGCGGCGGAAATGCATGACGTGCGTGCGGAAAAGGACTTGGCGGAGATCTGCCGGTCATGCTGGCACCCGATCTACGGCTTTGTCCGGCGCATGGGCTACTCGCCGGAAGATGCGCAAGATCTGACCCAGGGCTTTTTTGAGCACGTGCTGAAAAACAATGTGCTGTCGCACGCGGACCCGCAGCGGGGGCGCTTCCGCTCCTTCCTGCTGGGTGCGCTGCGCCATTTCGTGAGCAACGAAGTGCGGAAGCAGAACGCGGAAAAGCGCGGCGGCAGGGTGAACTTTGTGCCGCTGGACGCCGGGGAGAGCGAAAACCGCTATGAGCGCGAGATCGCCCACCCGGAAACGCCGGAGAAGCACTTTGAGAGAAGCTGGGCGGAAAACCTGCTGCAGCGTGCGCTTCAGGCGCTGAAGGCTGAGTACGAGAAAGTCGGAAAGCTGCCGCTCTTCACGGCGCTGCAGCCTTTCCTGATTGGCAGCTCAAACCCCAACTCCTACCAGGAGCTGGGTGCCTCCATAGGCATGAGCTCGGGGACGGTGGCGGTGGCGGTCTTCCGCATGCGCAAGCGCTACGGAGAACTGCTGCGGCAGCAGATTGCGGAAACGGTGGAAGATCCGGCGGACATCGAGCACGAGATCCGCGTGCTGCTGGAAGCCGTGGCGGCGTGA
- the sctT gene encoding type III secretion system export apparatus subunit SctT, which yields MITDLDVRTVFLVIVFTLPRMMSALLISPFFGDQFIQGMARQVVIMSLSLMAIPITLKAGIHLPDTAAWPVHAMIVLVKEICIGLLIGYGTGLVFWIAEGTGFFIDNQRGSSMAEMFDPMSGGSSSLFGVLFTKVLGVLFFLGGGFAAFLTIMYDSYVSWPVFSFFPEFQPTFAIACLNMLDTLMGLIVTYSAPIIIAMFIAEFGLGLMNRFSPQLNVFFLAMPVKSGIASLLIIFYLVFLMGFFKTQIMTPDKWHVFFHGLFK from the coding sequence ATGATCACGGACCTCGATGTGCGCACGGTATTTCTGGTCATCGTGTTCACGCTGCCACGCATGATGTCGGCGCTGCTCATCTCGCCCTTTTTTGGCGACCAGTTCATCCAGGGCATGGCGCGGCAGGTGGTCATCATGTCCCTCAGCCTCATGGCCATCCCCATCACCCTGAAGGCCGGCATCCATCTGCCTGACACCGCCGCCTGGCCGGTGCATGCGATGATCGTACTGGTGAAGGAGATCTGCATCGGTCTGCTGATCGGCTACGGCACGGGGCTCGTGTTCTGGATTGCCGAGGGCACGGGCTTTTTTATCGACAACCAGCGCGGCAGCTCCATGGCTGAAATGTTTGACCCCATGTCCGGCGGCAGCAGCTCCCTCTTTGGCGTGCTGTTTACCAAGGTGCTCGGCGTGCTCTTCTTTCTGGGCGGCGGCTTTGCGGCCTTTCTCACCATCATGTACGACAGCTATGTCTCGTGGCCCGTCTTCTCGTTCTTCCCGGAGTTTCAGCCGACCTTTGCCATCGCCTGCCTGAACATGCTGGACACCCTGATGGGTCTCATCGTCACGTATTCCGCGCCCATCATCATCGCCATGTTCATCGCAGAATTTGGCCTGGGCCTGATGAACCGCTTCAGCCCGCAGCTGAATGTCTTCTTCCTCGCCATGCCTGTGAAAAGCGGCATCGCCTCGCTGCTCATCATCTTTTACCTCGTTTTTCTCATGGGTTTCTTCAAAACCCAGATCATGACGCCGGATAAGTGGCATGTGTTCTTCCACGGACTCTTCAAATAG
- the sctU gene encoding type III secretion system export apparatus subunit SctU yields MSEKTEDPTPKKLRDARQKGQVAKSQDVTTAALTVASFVLISALWPWYVEQLKALMLLPTAFTGQPFEDVVDQVMKAIAMKILLLSAPMLAIVVVIGIGSNLAQVGFMLVFEPVKPELKKLNPLDKLKQMFSVKNLVEFLKSAAKVIIIAVLIYIVTKNSLDPLTRVPYAGETGVLLALKPMLSTLAINVTLVYIALAAVDYFFQKFQHIKQLKMSKDEVKREYKESEGNPEIKGKRKQLHQEMVMNDTMERTRGASVLVTNPTHLAIAIYYKEEDNQMPRVLAKGEDYVAKRMIEVARQEGIPVMQHIPLARAIYEKVDIDRFIPADLIEPMAEVLRWLKEFHDQQH; encoded by the coding sequence ATGAGCGAAAAGACCGAGGACCCAACACCGAAGAAGCTGCGGGACGCCCGGCAGAAAGGGCAGGTGGCCAAGAGCCAGGACGTCACCACCGCGGCGCTCACCGTGGCCTCCTTTGTCCTCATCTCCGCCCTCTGGCCCTGGTATGTGGAGCAGCTCAAGGCCCTCATGCTGCTGCCCACCGCCTTTACAGGCCAGCCTTTTGAAGACGTGGTCGATCAGGTCATGAAGGCCATCGCCATGAAGATCCTGCTGCTCTCAGCCCCCATGCTCGCCATCGTCGTGGTCATCGGCATCGGCTCAAACCTGGCGCAGGTGGGCTTCATGCTGGTCTTTGAGCCCGTCAAGCCGGAGCTCAAAAAGCTCAACCCGCTGGACAAGCTCAAGCAGATGTTCTCGGTCAAAAACCTCGTCGAGTTCCTGAAATCCGCCGCCAAGGTCATCATCATCGCCGTGCTGATCTACATCGTCACCAAGAACAGCCTCGACCCGCTCACCCGCGTGCCCTATGCAGGCGAGACAGGCGTGCTGCTGGCGCTCAAGCCCATGCTCAGCACCCTGGCCATCAATGTCACGCTGGTGTACATCGCCCTGGCTGCGGTGGATTACTTCTTCCAAAAGTTCCAGCACATCAAGCAGCTCAAGATGAGCAAGGACGAGGTGAAGCGCGAGTACAAGGAAAGCGAGGGCAATCCTGAGATCAAAGGCAAGCGCAAGCAACTGCACCAGGAGATGGTCATGAACGACACCATGGAGCGCACCCGCGGCGCCAGCGTCCTCGTCACCAATCCCACACACCTGGCCATCGCCATCTACTACAAGGAGGAGGACAATCAGATGCCCAGGGTTCTCGCCAAAGGGGAGGACTATGTGGCCAAGCGCATGATCGAGGTGGCCCGGCAGGAGGGCATCCCTGTCATGCAGCACATCCCGCTTGCGCGCGCCATTTACGAAAAAGTGGACATCGACCGCTTCATCCCCGCAGACCTCATCGAGCCCATGGCCGAGGTGCTCCGCTGGCTCAAGGAATTCCACGACCAGCAGCACTGA